The window AAGAAGATGGTGTGCAGTTTGTCTTACCTGGTGCTTCGTTCTCCCGTACACGGACTCGTGGTGGTAACATGCCAATGTGGGGCGACAAACAGAGTGTAACGGTTGAGTACGGTGACCCAGCGCTGCTGTCTGAAACTCGCGTACTTCGTTTGCTAGGTCGCACATCTTGGATTCGTGGTATCGGGCAAAATCACCGGGGTCTATTCCGTCTTGAAGGCGGCGCCAACATCACTGATGAATTTGAAAAACTCTCGCCATCGCTGCGTTTTTTCGCTGGTGGTGACAACAACATTCGTGGTTACGGCTACGAATCGATCTCGCCAACAGATTCAAGTAATTCACTGACCGGTGCAAAGTACATAGTAACCAGTACCTTAGAGTACCAATATCGTGTATACGGCAACTGGTGGGGCGCGGTATTTTATGACATTGGTGACGCGTTTAATAAAAAACCTGAATGGAAATCGGGTACGGGTGTTGGTGTCCGCTGGGCATCACCGGTCGGCCCGGTGAGCTTTGACTTTGCTTGGGGCCTAGACGCCAATCCAGCTCCAGAATTCCGTATCCACTTCTCTTTGGGGCCAGAGCTATGATGAGAATAACACTGAAGTGGACGAAATGGTTCTCAATCGGCCTACTGACTCTTATTGTGTTGCTGGCGATTTTAGTCGGCACCATTCTATTTACCCACCCAGGTCTAAAGTTGGCACTTTGGGGGGCAGAAAAAGCGTTACCGCAACTTAAAGTCGAGCAAATTCAAGGCTCACTATTCCCACGCTTTGCGCTGCATAACGTCAGCTTTGTGGATGAGTCTCTCCATGTTGATGCTAAGGTGGAAAGCTTAACCTTAGCGATGAACTTCCGTTGTTTCTTTGACCCTAAAGTGTGTGTGGATGAGCTCGCGCTACAGGGTGTTAACTTCCAAATGCCAGAGTTGCCACCGGCAAGTGATGAGCCGGAAGAAGAAACACCACCGCTGCGCTCCATCAGCACACCAGTGCCAATCTTCGTCAATAAAGTCAGCTTTAACGATATTAACCTGAACATCTTAGGTAACAAGGTTGATTGGCAAGAATTCTCTACCGCATTGTCGATGCAAGGTGACCGCTTGGTGATTGCTCCAACGGCATTGAAAGCGATTAATGTGGCACTTGCACGAAGTGACGAAGCCGCAGAAGAGAAGCCATCACAAGCAGCAGATTCGAAACCAAAGGCCAAGAGCGAGCAAGCTAAAGCGACACCAAAGGCAACTGAAAGCCAGCCTAAAGAGGCGAAAACGCCAACCGCAGAGGAAGCTAAACCTACGGCTGAAACGAAGCCTGAAGGGATTGTGCTACCTGAGGTATGGATTCCACTGACCGTTGAAGCAAAACGTCTCGATATTCATGACTTTAAATTAGTGGGTGACACACCTGTGATTGTTCACCACTTAGGGCTAGAGGCAACGGCTGGTGGTGATAAAGTCGATGTCAAAACGCTAAAGCTTGATATGCCAGAAGTCGAGGGCCAGCTAAGTACGCAAGTGACATTATCGGCCGATTACCCAATTCAAGCGCAGATTGACGCTCTGGTTAAACAAGCGGACGTAAAGGGGCAGAAACTATCGCTTTCTGCGTCTGGCTCGGTTGGCGATTTATCATTGCAGGCGACGCTGTCTGATTTGGTGAAAGCGACGATTGAAGGTCAAATTCAATCGCTTAAACCTGAGTTGCCATTTGATATCAAGCTGAAAGATGTTGCTGCGCAATGGCCATTGACTGGTAAGAGCGATTATCAAGTTTCTGTTCCTAGCCTAGTCGCCAAAGGTTCACTAGAGGGCTACACCGTTGCGTTAGATACCAAGGCGTCGGGTAAAGATATTCCTGCTGTGGATGTGGCGTTAAACGGCAAAGGCACCCTAGAACAGATTGATTTAGACAGCATTGTTGTCAAAACGCTAGGCGGTGAGTTAGCGGGTAAGGTGATGGCCAACTGGGCTGCGCCAATCAACTGGCAAGCCGATCTAAACCTTAAGAACATTCAGCCAGGTTTACAATGGCCAGAAGCTGAAGGTGATATCAGCGGTAGTCTATCGACTTCAGGTTCACTAACCGATCAAGGTGGCTGGCAAGTAAGTCTGCCTAAACTGGACATCGACGGTATTCTGCGTGGCTACCCGCTAAATATTGAAGGTCAGCTAAAGGCGTCTGACAAGACGGGTAAAGGCGAGGATATTCAGCTTAACACACAAGGTTTAGCTTTTTCCCACGGCCCCAACTCATTGAGAGCAAAAGGTAAGATCGACAAGCAAATCTTAATGGATGTTGAGGTTAACTTCCCCGATTTCGCGAAAAGTGTACCGGATCTTGGCGGTAATATGAATGGTAATATCGCACTTCGCGGTAGTCTGAAACAGCCAGACATCAACTTAGATCTCGCGCTTAACCAAGTGAATTGGCAACAACAAGCGAAGGTAGAAACCATTACGCTGAAAGGCGATGTGACTCCACTGCCTGCGCCAAAAGCCGATGTCAGCTTAATTGCGAAAAACATCACTTACGATGACATCAAAATCGATAGTGCGGACCTTGAAGTGACAGGCGATGAGAAGCTGCACCAACTCACGTTGGATGTGGTTTCAGACGTTGTTTCAAGTAGTTTAGAGATCGAAGGTACCTTCAAGCAAAAGCCAGAAATGATCTGGGATGGAGCATTGCGTCGCTTAACGCTAAGTACCCCCCAAGGCCCTTGGGCGCTACAAAAATCGACGGCAGTTAAGGTTAACATCGATAAGCAGATTGCAAATGTACAGGCACATTGTTGGTTGCAAGCAAACTCAAAAGTGTGTCTAACGGAAGACATCAGTGTTGGTAAGAGCGGTGAAGCAAAGTTAGCTATCACTAACTTTGACTTTGACCAAATTAAACAGTTCTTACCAGCAGAGACCAAGCTTCAAGGCTCGGTGAACGCGAATGCTGACGCAAAATGGTCACCAGACATGAAACCGGAAGTGACGGTGAATGTGGATATGCCAAAAGGTCAGGTTGAGCAAGCGCTAGAACAGCCAATTAAGGTCGGCTGGGACAGTGTCAGCCTGAAAGCTAAGTTAGCCCAAGATAAACTGAATGCTGAGTGGTTATTTGATGTTACAGACAACGGCGATTTATCCGGTAAGGTGTCGTTAAATGATGTCTCGTCAGAGAGCCCAACTATTGACGGTAAAGTGTCGCTTTCGACGTTCCATTTAGACTTCTTAGCGCCACTGCTCGGTGAGTACAGCCTATTCAAAGCCAACATGAATACAGATCTGGCTCTTTCTGGTGACGTGATGCATCCGAAAGTGAATGGTCAGCTTTTGATCGATAAGCTTAAGGTTCAAGGTGATATTACACCGATTGACATTAATTCAGGTCGGGTGGCATTGGAGTTTAAGGGACATCAAGCTGAGTTAAATGCCAATATTTTGACCCCAGATGGAAAACTATCCGTTGATGGTGCGGCTGATTGGCAGGACCTATATAATTGGAACTCAAGTGCTCATGTTTTTGCTGAAGAGTTAAAAGTAGACTTATCTCCGATGGGTAAAGCGATTGTAAAGCCTGATATGACGATAAGAATTCAGCCAAATATGGCTAAAATTGACGGTAAAATCGATTTACCTTGGGGGCGAGTATTGATCGATGAGTTACCTCCAACTGCGGTAAAAGTGTCTTCTGATACCGTTATTTTGAGTGCTAATGTTCGTCCTCTCAACAACACAACAAAATTACCTTTCAAGGTTGTCACAGATGTTGATATCGATATTGGTGACGACTTTGAACTCTCAGCTTTTGGGTTCAACGGAAATCTACAAGGTAAGCTTAATGTTACCCAAAAAGACAAAGGACCATTTATCGTTGGTGAAGTGAATATCATTGATGGTTCTTATCGTTCTTTCGGCCAAGATTTAGTGATAGAAGAAGGGAAGATCATGATGAATGGCCCAGCAGATCAACCTTACTTATCCATCAAAGCGATTCGTAACCCGGATAACACTCAAGATGATGTGACAGCCGGTGTTCGAGTTACAGGCCCGGCAAGTGACCCGACCTTAGAAATTTTCTCGACCCCGGCAATGCCACAAGCGAATGCTCTGTCTTATCTGTTGCGCGGTCAAGATATTGATGCGGAGTCAGGTGGCAACGCAATGACGACGACGTTGATTGGTCTGAGTTTGGCTAAGAGCGGTAAGGTCGTGGGTGAGATCGGTGAAGCCTTTGGAATACAAGACCTGCAATTGGACACGGCTGGATCGGGTGATGACTCTCAGGTCACGGTAAGTGGTTATATCTTACCAGGTCTGCAAGTGAAGTATGGTGTAGGTATTTTTAACTCCTTGGGGGAATTTACTGTTCGTTATCGTTTGATGAAAGACCTGTACCTAGAGGCGGTATCGGGCGTCGATAGTGCGGTTGATCTGCTCTACCAGTTTGAATTCAACTAAGCTTAGCTTTTAAAACATAACTAAGGAGTGGTTATGCAGCATTTGGTATTTGTGTATGGCACCTTACGCAAAGGAGAGTGCAATCATCACTTTTTGAAAACCGCTGAGTTTCTCGGGCATCATGAGACTGATGCCCAATTTGCTTTGTACGATTTAGGTCGTTATCCCGCGTTGTCGACTGGGCAAAAAGCGATACAAGGCGAAGTGTATTTAATTGATAACGATACACTCAGCGAGTTAGATAAGCTTGAAGATGTGCCGGTGGAGTACCGCAGAGAGAGTATTGCGACACCATTTGGCCAAGCTTGGATCTACTTATACCAAGATACTGAGCAACTCACAGAAGAGATTGCTTCTGGCGATTGGTGCCAAAGGGTGTGAACTATACTTCGCGAGTACGCGTAAGCATGAGTAGTGAAAGTTTATGGCTGTCGAATGGGTACTCGATAACGGGATATAGGTGTGTTTCCGACGGCCTTTTATTTCAGGCCTAAGGAGAACTTATGAGATCCATCATCATCGGCGCTATGCTTCTATTTCTCAACGCTTGTGCGCAAACCACACTACCCAGCTCTGTTAACGCGACAGACTGGCAAGCTTTCGGCAAACAAACAGCACTAAAGGGTTCGCTTGAGTTGTCCGAAGACCGTATTGCCAAGTTAGATGACACTAACCGTGCCACTCCTGAACTCATCATGGCCTACCAAACTGGCTACCAGGAGGGTAAGGAAGAGTATTGTCAGCAAAGCGCTTATATTCTCGGCGTACAAGGTGCTCCTTACTATGGCATCTGCGATGATTTAGACCCATTTTTCCACAACGATTATGAATCAGGCAGATTGTCGACGGCGGGTGGCTATTAAACCGGGTGGCGATTAAATAAAGTTACGAAAACGAAAAAGAGCTGCCAATTGGCAGCTCTTTTGTTATTTGTAACTTACGATTATTTGTTTTGAGCACGCTCGTAAGACTCTAGGATTTCCGCTTTTGCTGCAGCAACGTCATCCCAGCCATCGACCTTGACCCATTTGCCCGCTTCAAGCTCTTTGTAGCGTTCGAAGAATTGTGTGATCTGTGCTTTCAACAATTCAGGGATGTCATCGACATCTTGAATGTCTTCGTACTCTTTTGAGATTTTTGAGTGCGGTACAGCAAACACTTTTGCATCTTCACCCGATTCGTCCGTCATTTTCAGTACGCCGACTGGACGACAGCGAATCACAGAGCCTGGCATCAATGGGTAAGGGGTTGGAACCAATACGTCCACTGGGTCACCATCTAGAGAAAGAGTATCGTTCACATAGCCATAGTTACATGGGTAGAACATAGGTGCAGACATGAAACGGTCAACAAACACAGCACCAGTGTCTTTATCTACTTCGTATTTGATTGGATCCGCGTTGGCAGGGATTTCGATGACGACGTAGATATCTTCAGGCAGTGATTTACCTGCTGGTACGTTATTTAAGCTCATTTGAATATTCCTTTTCATTGAGGATTAAGCTTGGAGAGGCTTAATCTGGCTAACATTTACGAAGTTCACTTTAACGACAAAAACGCGGCAGGTAAACACCCGCCGCGTTGGACAAAGGTCTGAAATTAGTCTTCTTCGCGATTCAGTTCAAGAAACTCTTCGACTTTGTTGACCATGTTCTTTGAACCAACAAAGAAAGGCACGCGCTGGTGCAGTTCGGTAGGTTTCAAATCCATAATGCGGTTTACACCGTCAGACGCCAAACCGCCAGCTTGCTCAATTAAGAATGCCATCGGGTTGCACTCGTACAACAAGCGTAGCTTGCCTTGAGGGTGGCTTTGCGTACTTGGGTACAAGTAAATGCCGCCTTTTAGCAGGTTACGGTGGAAGTCAGCTACCAATGAGCCAATGTAGCGAGAAGTGTATGGGCGACCATCTTCAGGCACATTCTCCTGACAGTACTTGATGTACTTCTTCACGCCCTGCGGGAAGCGGATGTAGTTGCCTTCGTTGATTGAGTATATTTTACCATCTTCTGGGATCATCATATTTTCATGAGATAGACAGAAGCTGCCAATCGATGGGTCGTAGGTGAAGCCGTTTACACCATTACCTGTGGTGTAAACCAGCATGGTGGATGAGCCGTAAATCACGTAGCCCGCTGCCACTTGTTTGTGACCTGGTTGTAGGAAGTCTTCTTCTGTTGGTGGGGTACCAATCGGAGAAACTCGACGGTAAATAGAGAAAATCGTACCGACTGATACGTTCACATCGATGTTTGATGAGCCATCGAGTGGGTCCATTAGTACAACGTATTTTGCGTTTTGGTTAAGTTCTTTATTGAACGCAACCGCTTCATCCTCTTCTTCACTGGCTACACCACACACTTGGTCGCGTGCTTCGAGCGCTGCTTTGAACTTGTCGTTCGCGTATAAATCAAGCTTTTGCTGATCTTCGCCTTGTACGTTCTCTGTACCTACAGCGCCAGTGATATCACCAAGACCTGCCGCATTGATTTCGCGGTTTACGATTTTTGCAGCTAAACGAATAGAAGCTAATAGAGATGAAAGATCACCGCTAGCGTGGGGGAAATCCGCTTGTTTCTCAACAATGAATTCGCCTAGGGTGCGCAGTCCTGACATGGTTTATCCTTACATTTTTCATTTCGTTGGGGGTGTCGCGCAACGGGGGCATCTCTTTATGGATGTTAAACGATTGCGCTAGGTGTAAGTTTAAGTCGCAGATCTTATTAATGGTAATGAAGTAACCGACTGAGATCTCAATTTATTTGTCTTATTGCATAAGACGTGAACCGCTTGGTTAATGCTTGGTCAGTCCGCCCCAAGCCTTGTCAGATTTGTGAAAGAGACTGCAAGAACACAGCGAAAGGCACTCGCTTTTCTGGTGGTTATCACGATAATGAAAGGATTAAAGAACGCATTACAAGGTTAAGTTTATGCACATTCATATCTTGGGTATCTGCGGCACGTTTATGGGCGGTGCCGCAATTTTAGCGCGTCAGCTAGGTCATAAAGTGACGGGTTCGGATGCCAACGTTTATCCACCAATGAGCACCCTGTTGGAGTCTCAAGGTATTGAAATTATTGAAGGCTTTGACCCTTCTCAGCTTAACCCACAACCCGACCTCGTGGTGATTGGTAACGCGATGAGCCGTGGTAACCCATGTGTTGAGCATGTGCTGAATACCAATATGCGTTACACCTCTGGTCCACAATGGTTACAAGAGTTCTTATTGCACGATCGCTGGGTTCTAGCGGTATCAGGTACCCACGGCAAAACGACAACTTCAAGTATGCTAGCTTGGATTTTAGAAGACTGTGGTTACCAACCGGGCTTCCTAGTTGGTGGTGTGTTGGGTAACTTCGGTGTGTCAGCACGCTTGGGTGAAAGTATGTTTTTCGTCGTTGAAGCAGACGAATACGACAGTGCTTTTTTCGATAAACGATCTAAGTTTGTTCACTACCACCCACGCACGCTGATCATGAATAACCTTGAGTTCGATCATGCAGACATCTTTGACGATCTCGAAGCGATCAAGCGTCAATTCCACCACTTAGTTCGCACTGTTCCAGGTAACGGTTTGATCCTTTCGCCGAAGCAAGACCATTCGCTACAAGACGTGATTGAGCGCGGATGTTGGACTGAAAAGCAGTTCTCGGGTGTCGATGGTGATTGGCAAGCACACAAACTGGTTGTTGATGGCTCAAAATTTGAAGTGTCACTGCAAGGTGAGAAAGTGGGCATTGTTGATTGGGACCTTGTTGGTGATCACAACGTGGATAACGCTTTGATGGCTATCGCTGCTGCGCGTCATGTTGGTGTTGCACCAGAACTGGCTTGTCAGGCTCTTGGTCGTTTTATCAATACCAAACGTCGCTTAGAGTTACAAGGCGAAGAGCAGGGCGTGACGGTTTATGATGATTTTGCTCATCACCCAACGGCGATTGAACTGACGCTAGGTGGTTT is drawn from Vibrio campbellii CAIM 519 = NBRC 15631 = ATCC 25920 and contains these coding sequences:
- a CDS encoding translocation/assembly module TamB domain-containing protein is translated as MMRITLKWTKWFSIGLLTLIVLLAILVGTILFTHPGLKLALWGAEKALPQLKVEQIQGSLFPRFALHNVSFVDESLHVDAKVESLTLAMNFRCFFDPKVCVDELALQGVNFQMPELPPASDEPEEETPPLRSISTPVPIFVNKVSFNDINLNILGNKVDWQEFSTALSMQGDRLVIAPTALKAINVALARSDEAAEEKPSQAADSKPKAKSEQAKATPKATESQPKEAKTPTAEEAKPTAETKPEGIVLPEVWIPLTVEAKRLDIHDFKLVGDTPVIVHHLGLEATAGGDKVDVKTLKLDMPEVEGQLSTQVTLSADYPIQAQIDALVKQADVKGQKLSLSASGSVGDLSLQATLSDLVKATIEGQIQSLKPELPFDIKLKDVAAQWPLTGKSDYQVSVPSLVAKGSLEGYTVALDTKASGKDIPAVDVALNGKGTLEQIDLDSIVVKTLGGELAGKVMANWAAPINWQADLNLKNIQPGLQWPEAEGDISGSLSTSGSLTDQGGWQVSLPKLDIDGILRGYPLNIEGQLKASDKTGKGEDIQLNTQGLAFSHGPNSLRAKGKIDKQILMDVEVNFPDFAKSVPDLGGNMNGNIALRGSLKQPDINLDLALNQVNWQQQAKVETITLKGDVTPLPAPKADVSLIAKNITYDDIKIDSADLEVTGDEKLHQLTLDVVSDVVSSSLEIEGTFKQKPEMIWDGALRRLTLSTPQGPWALQKSTAVKVNIDKQIANVQAHCWLQANSKVCLTEDISVGKSGEAKLAITNFDFDQIKQFLPAETKLQGSVNANADAKWSPDMKPEVTVNVDMPKGQVEQALEQPIKVGWDSVSLKAKLAQDKLNAEWLFDVTDNGDLSGKVSLNDVSSESPTIDGKVSLSTFHLDFLAPLLGEYSLFKANMNTDLALSGDVMHPKVNGQLLIDKLKVQGDITPIDINSGRVALEFKGHQAELNANILTPDGKLSVDGAADWQDLYNWNSSAHVFAEELKVDLSPMGKAIVKPDMTIRIQPNMAKIDGKIDLPWGRVLIDELPPTAVKVSSDTVILSANVRPLNNTTKLPFKVVTDVDIDIGDDFELSAFGFNGNLQGKLNVTQKDKGPFIVGEVNIIDGSYRSFGQDLVIEEGKIMMNGPADQPYLSIKAIRNPDNTQDDVTAGVRVTGPASDPTLEIFSTPAMPQANALSYLLRGQDIDAESGGNAMTTTLIGLSLAKSGKVVGEIGEAFGIQDLQLDTAGSGDDSQVTVSGYILPGLQVKYGVGIFNSLGEFTVRYRLMKDLYLEAVSGVDSAVDLLYQFEFN
- a CDS encoding gamma-glutamylcyclotransferase family protein, translated to MQHLVFVYGTLRKGECNHHFLKTAEFLGHHETDAQFALYDLGRYPALSTGQKAIQGEVYLIDNDTLSELDKLEDVPVEYRRESIATPFGQAWIYLYQDTEQLTEEIASGDWCQRV
- a CDS encoding DUF2799 domain-containing protein — encoded protein: MRSIIIGAMLLFLNACAQTTLPSSVNATDWQAFGKQTALKGSLELSEDRIAKLDDTNRATPELIMAYQTGYQEGKEEYCQQSAYILGVQGAPYYGICDDLDPFFHNDYESGRLSTAGGY
- the ppa gene encoding inorganic diphosphatase, whose amino-acid sequence is MSLNNVPAGKSLPEDIYVVIEIPANADPIKYEVDKDTGAVFVDRFMSAPMFYPCNYGYVNDTLSLDGDPVDVLVPTPYPLMPGSVIRCRPVGVLKMTDESGEDAKVFAVPHSKISKEYEDIQDVDDIPELLKAQITQFFERYKELEAGKWVKVDGWDDVAAAKAEILESYERAQNK
- the fbp gene encoding class 1 fructose-bisphosphatase; translation: MSGLRTLGEFIVEKQADFPHASGDLSSLLASIRLAAKIVNREINAAGLGDITGAVGTENVQGEDQQKLDLYANDKFKAALEARDQVCGVASEEEDEAVAFNKELNQNAKYVVLMDPLDGSSNIDVNVSVGTIFSIYRRVSPIGTPPTEEDFLQPGHKQVAAGYVIYGSSTMLVYTTGNGVNGFTYDPSIGSFCLSHENMMIPEDGKIYSINEGNYIRFPQGVKKYIKYCQENVPEDGRPYTSRYIGSLVADFHRNLLKGGIYLYPSTQSHPQGKLRLLYECNPMAFLIEQAGGLASDGVNRIMDLKPTELHQRVPFFVGSKNMVNKVEEFLELNREED
- the mpl gene encoding UDP-N-acetylmuramate:L-alanyl-gamma-D-glutamyl-meso-diaminopimelate ligase; translation: MHIHILGICGTFMGGAAILARQLGHKVTGSDANVYPPMSTLLESQGIEIIEGFDPSQLNPQPDLVVIGNAMSRGNPCVEHVLNTNMRYTSGPQWLQEFLLHDRWVLAVSGTHGKTTTSSMLAWILEDCGYQPGFLVGGVLGNFGVSARLGESMFFVVEADEYDSAFFDKRSKFVHYHPRTLIMNNLEFDHADIFDDLEAIKRQFHHLVRTVPGNGLILSPKQDHSLQDVIERGCWTEKQFSGVDGDWQAHKLVVDGSKFEVSLQGEKVGIVDWDLVGDHNVDNALMAIAAARHVGVAPELACQALGRFINTKRRLELQGEEQGVTVYDDFAHHPTAIELTLGGLRNKVGEKRILAVLEPRSATMKRGVHKNTLAASLHSADEVFLFQPDNIDWSVQDIADQCKQPVFVGAEMDSFVAKIVEQAQPGDQILVMSNGGFGGIHGKLLEQLKQKA